A DNA window from Setaria viridis chromosome 2, Setaria_viridis_v4.0, whole genome shotgun sequence contains the following coding sequences:
- the LOC117845037 gene encoding mavicyanin, which translates to MEMRLALALLVLAVAASQLPSAAEAANYTVGDEKGWNPDVDYTAWVKKHKPFFKGDWLIFEYQNGRSDVVQVDEVGYDNCDKANALSSYSKGHTYAFQLKEAKDYYFICSYGYCYNGMKVHVTARSTGSSPSSSSGGSSDDSSSSDDSSDDTPSPPSKKSKAKSSAASPSLLAGATPYASIIAATGAAALLLNRIML; encoded by the exons ATGGAGATGCGGCTGGCGCTGGCCCTGCTTGTGCTCGCCGTGGCGGCGTCGCAGctgccgtcggcggcggaggcggccaacTACACGGTGGGCGACGAAAAGGGCTGGAATCCCGACGTCGACTACACGGCCTGGGTCAAGAAGCACAAACCCTTCTTCAAGGGAGACTGGCTCA TCTTCGAGTACCAGAACGGTCGGTCGGACGTTGTGCAGGTGGACGAGGTCGGGTACGACAACTGCGACAAGGCCAACGCGCTGAGCAGCTACAGCAAAGGACACACCTACGCCTTCCAGCTCAAGGAGGCCAAGGACTACTACTTCATCTGCAGCTACGGATACTGCTACAACGGCATGAAGGTCCACGTCACCGCCAGGTCCACCGGCTCCtcccccagctcctcctccggcggctcATCCGATGATTCCTCCTCATCCGACGATTCCTCCGACGACACGCCCTCGCCCCCATCCAAGAAGTCCAAGGCCAAGTCCAGTGCTGCCTCGCCgtccctcctcgccggcgccaccccctACGCGTCCATTATTGCCGccacaggcgccgccgccctgctcctCAACAGGATTATGCTGTGA